The following coding sequences are from one Methanococcoides orientis window:
- a CDS encoding cupin domain-containing protein translates to MEKHNIFNQIPADLTQEVFEPLVDQDGLLVERIISKKHVTPKGQWYDQDRSEWVMVLQGEAKLLFEDSEVVYLNPGDHINIPAHCKHRVIWTSDTTETLWLAVHY, encoded by the coding sequence ATGGAAAAACATAATATTTTTAACCAGATACCAGCCGATCTGACCCAAGAAGTGTTCGAGCCTTTGGTAGATCAAGATGGGCTATTGGTCGAGCGCATTATTTCAAAGAAACATGTGACTCCGAAGGGTCAATGGTACGATCAGGACCGCAGTGAATGGGTCATGGTGTTGCAGGGGGAGGCGAAGTTGCTGTTCGAAGATTCGGAGGTGGTGTACCTTAATCCCGGCGACCATATTAATATTCCAGCCCACTGCAAACACAGGGTCATCTGGACCAGTGACACGACAGAAACCCTGTGGTTGGCGGTACACTATTGA
- a CDS encoding metal-dependent transcriptional regulator, which translates to MKISENAEEVLERMWVCINEQGTDPVSMGSLGLKETSPEIQELLRIENITLSGSHVSLTEEGTTNGRTVVRRHRLAERLLADVLNTKDKYVHSSACDFEHILYHGIDENVCILLGHPRTCPHGKPIPEGECCKKAKEEIEHVVASLSSLKNGQSGKIAYFNMREEEKMQKMLAMGVLPGIPVNLVQSYPSYVFDLNHTRYAVDREIADSIYVRIKRD; encoded by the coding sequence ATGAAAATAAGTGAGAATGCGGAAGAGGTCCTGGAAAGGATGTGGGTATGCATAAACGAGCAGGGCACAGATCCTGTGAGCATGGGATCTCTCGGACTGAAGGAAACCTCACCAGAGATACAGGAACTGCTCAGGATCGAGAATATCACACTTTCCGGATCACATGTCAGCCTTACAGAGGAAGGTACTACAAACGGCAGGACCGTTGTCAGGAGGCATCGTCTTGCTGAGAGGCTCCTTGCAGATGTGCTGAACACGAAGGACAAGTATGTGCACAGCTCCGCATGTGATTTCGAGCACATACTGTACCATGGAATCGATGAGAACGTCTGCATCCTGCTGGGACATCCACGCACATGCCCCCATGGAAAACCGATCCCTGAAGGAGAATGCTGCAAGAAAGCAAAGGAAGAGATCGAGCATGTTGTTGCCTCACTTTCATCCCTGAAGAACGGACAAAGCGGTAAGATCGCTTACTTCAATATGAGGGAAGAGGAAAAGATGCAGAAGATGCTGGCAATGGGAGTGCTGCCTGGGATTCCGGTAAATCTTGTCCAGTCATATCCGTCCTATGTTTTCGATCTTAACCATACAAGATATGCGGTGGACAGGGAAATTGCCGACAGCATATATGTAAGGATAAAAAGGGACTGA
- the feoB gene encoding ferrous iron transport protein B, which produces MFTKLKKKRCCDLEDNAESGLEKIILVGNPNVGKSVIFNHFSDSYAIVSNYPGTTVAISKGKGKIAGKQYEIIDTPGMYSLLPITEEERVSQSYLFDSKPFVYLHVVDAKNLQRMLPLTLQLIEAEVPLILVLNMMDEAAEKSIEINEAKLENELGIPVICTTSIKGEGLDRLENAIADYDIQNVYNKVKYSRGIESAIEEISSLIRSEFGVSKRTLAQLLLQNDRVAFEKIVQNNEDVSSIKKVIEETEKSYTDPLNYVLTIERQTFVNDIVDPVMSTTKKTDTLTENTEETSRTTRASLRERIDRLLIHPITGIPILLLILYFGLYKFVGGFAAGTVVDYLEGTLFGEMINPWIIETFNSIVPYPVIQDLFVGEYGILTQAVTYAIALVMPLVGAFFIVFSIIEDTGYLPRLAMLIDRAFKKMGMSGRAVIPMVLGFGCATMATMVTRTLETKREKIITSMLLSLAIPCSAQLGVILGILSFSSKALLIWAFVIGIELLFIGFLSSKVLPGKSPSFFMEMPPLRLPKLSNVLIKTYSRMQWYFLEVLPLFVVASVLIWIGRLTGLFELAVRLFSYPSQWIGLPAEGGVMFLYGFFRRDFGAAGLFDMYNAGMLTEINLVVAAITLTLFMPCIAQFMVTVKERGLKIALGMAAFIFPSAFAVGYVVNYVLTTFGVVL; this is translated from the coding sequence ATGTTTACCAAATTAAAAAAGAAAAGGTGTTGCGATCTCGAAGACAATGCTGAAAGCGGTCTTGAAAAGATAATTCTTGTAGGAAACCCAAACGTAGGCAAGAGTGTTATCTTCAACCATTTCTCAGACAGCTATGCAATTGTTTCAAATTATCCGGGAACTACAGTAGCAATAAGCAAAGGGAAGGGGAAAATAGCAGGCAAGCAATACGAGATAATCGATACTCCCGGGATGTACTCATTATTGCCGATTACAGAAGAGGAGCGCGTCTCACAGAGTTACCTCTTTGACAGTAAACCATTTGTTTACCTGCATGTTGTAGATGCCAAAAATTTGCAGCGCATGCTTCCCCTGACACTCCAGTTAATAGAAGCAGAGGTGCCCCTCATACTTGTCCTGAACATGATGGATGAGGCTGCTGAGAAAAGCATTGAGATCAATGAGGCTAAACTTGAAAATGAGCTGGGAATTCCCGTAATCTGTACGACCTCAATTAAGGGAGAAGGACTTGACAGGCTTGAAAACGCAATCGCCGATTATGACATTCAAAATGTCTATAACAAAGTAAAGTACAGCAGGGGAATTGAATCTGCAATTGAAGAGATATCCTCATTGATAAGATCTGAATTCGGAGTCTCAAAAAGGACACTTGCACAGTTGCTTCTTCAGAATGACAGGGTTGCTTTTGAGAAGATCGTCCAGAACAATGAAGATGTCAGTTCTATCAAGAAGGTAATAGAGGAAACGGAAAAAAGCTACACTGATCCACTTAATTATGTCCTTACAATAGAAAGGCAGACCTTTGTCAATGATATTGTCGACCCTGTGATGAGTACGACTAAAAAGACAGATACGCTTACAGAAAATACTGAAGAAACATCACGAACAACACGAGCATCACTTCGGGAACGTATTGACAGACTCCTTATACACCCTATCACAGGAATTCCGATATTGTTACTGATACTCTACTTTGGGCTGTACAAGTTCGTAGGCGGATTCGCAGCAGGTACAGTTGTGGATTACCTTGAAGGAACCCTGTTCGGGGAGATGATCAATCCGTGGATCATCGAGACCTTCAATTCCATAGTCCCATACCCGGTCATCCAGGATCTCTTTGTAGGTGAATACGGCATACTGACACAGGCTGTGACATATGCAATTGCACTGGTCATGCCGCTTGTGGGTGCATTCTTTATCGTATTCTCCATAATCGAGGATACAGGTTACCTCCCACGTCTTGCAATGCTGATTGACCGTGCTTTCAAGAAGATGGGAATGAGCGGCAGGGCTGTCATCCCGATGGTACTTGGCTTTGGATGTGCCACAATGGCAACCATGGTTACACGCACCCTTGAGACAAAAAGGGAGAAGATCATCACAAGCATGCTGCTCTCACTGGCGATCCCGTGTTCCGCACAGCTTGGTGTCATACTGGGCATACTCTCTTTCAGTTCAAAGGCACTGCTGATATGGGCTTTCGTCATCGGCATAGAACTTCTGTTCATAGGATTCCTTTCATCAAAGGTGTTACCAGGGAAAAGCCCCAGTTTCTTCATGGAGATGCCACCACTGAGGCTTCCGAAGCTTTCGAACGTGCTTATTAAGACCTATTCGAGGATGCAATGGTATTTCCTTGAGGTACTCCCCCTGTTCGTGGTCGCGAGTGTACTGATCTGGATAGGAAGGCTTACCGGACTGTTCGAACTGGCTGTCAGGCTATTCTCATACCCTTCACAGTGGATAGGACTTCCAGCCGAGGGTGGAGTTATGTTCCTATATGGGTTCTTCAGAAGGGATTTCGGTGCTGCCGGCCTGTTCGATATGTACAATGCAGGGATGTTGACCGAGATCAACCTTGTCGTAGCTGCCATCACACTGACATTGTTCATGCCATGTATAGCACAGTTCATGGTAACCGTGAAAGAGAGAGGACTTAAGATAGCCCTCGGAATGGCTGCGTTCATCTTCCCGAGCGCTTTTGCTGTGGGATATGTTGTGAACTACGTCCTGACAACGTTTGGAGTGGTGCTATGA
- a CDS encoding HIT family protein → MRSRNMDCLFCNIIKGDIPSYKVYEDETAYAFLDINPCSRGHTVVVPKTHYENFTDMPAEEVGTLFATVRMIARLVEDAVSADGSNIGLNNKAAAGQLVPHVHIHIIPRFEEDGGGSMHSIVSVKGAADDLEEMAELLVME, encoded by the coding sequence GTGAGGAGTCGAAATATGGATTGTCTGTTCTGCAATATAATAAAGGGAGATATCCCATCCTACAAGGTCTACGAAGACGAAACGGCCTATGCTTTTCTTGACATAAACCCCTGTTCCAGAGGACACACAGTAGTTGTCCCGAAAACACACTACGAAAACTTCACCGACATGCCTGCTGAGGAAGTCGGCACACTTTTCGCCACCGTAAGGATGATCGCAAGACTGGTAGAGGATGCCGTGTCAGCAGACGGCTCGAACATCGGCCTGAACAACAAGGCCGCTGCCGGCCAGCTTGTCCCGCATGTCCACATCCATATCATCCCCAGATTCGAAGAAGACGGCGGCGGATCCATGCATTCAATTGTATCCGTAAAGGGCGCAGCGGATGATCTGGAGGAGATGGCGGAGCTTTTGGTGATGGAGTAA
- a CDS encoding sarcinarray family MAST domain-containing protein, translated as MRYSLLVVCLILIFSIFSISPTAIAYNPYGEIYTYEAYYNDEVLELDAAKPTLKIDEPFKVKVEFTVYKEYKVSGKLTEIGSGNFEVVEGPSEMDTYSVAYLNPNESHTFEWTVKPTEEWAGGSLPLNFHYSIVEKYNPEPVVNDEFTIVYPYISTEYYDAPETTQTEPPETDTNQTPAFTLPTALLAIALVALRKKC; from the coding sequence ATGAGATATAGCTTATTGGTAGTTTGTCTAATCCTGATATTTAGTATTTTTTCAATATCCCCCACTGCTATAGCATACAATCCATATGGGGAAATATACACATACGAAGCTTACTACAATGACGAAGTTTTAGAGTTAGATGCTGCAAAACCAACACTGAAAATAGATGAACCTTTCAAAGTTAAAGTCGAATTTACTGTGTACAAAGAATACAAAGTTTCAGGAAAATTAACAGAAATTGGATCTGGGAACTTTGAAGTTGTAGAGGGACCATCTGAAATGGACACATACTCTGTAGCATATTTAAATCCAAATGAATCACATACTTTCGAATGGACTGTCAAACCAACAGAAGAGTGGGCAGGTGGATCATTGCCATTGAATTTTCATTACTCAATTGTAGAAAAATACAATCCAGAACCAGTCGTAAATGATGAGTTTACAATTGTCTATCCCTACATCTCCACCGAATACTACGACGCCCCCGAAACCACACAAACAGAACCCCCGGAAACCGACACAAACCAAACCCCAGCATTCACCCTCCCGACTGCCCTACTGGCAATAGCACTTGTTGCCCTGCGCAAAAAGTGCTAA
- a CDS encoding DUF7286 family protein has product MKNEAVRHPRTAQERKTKRPAYKFCRSLKKVSLLARNTDAYIPFSVIGIFVILGAVLTSAYFLQTDYDIAQTIYTTEKTDPEKVAIGFASADLSRCLNYAGMEALKWKGEHPIIQPVATSGGTTSEDDFMVNSRTHDLEVGDTLSVQVDLPSDVWYSISSLWKDQNIILRIKDSNGQIIDSVDYGEAVSIWKTVSFEENFLLPQDIDPGYGAIELECGGNVKATDWFSVAMNPVKDISAKHFNELITGNYQYDQYVYDKYAINVEPDIQPHQILIEEINGTLERQINDDNRTYSIYYTFSILDLNYTLVELETGESFNRSMDISTLVTSREPLLEELTTEYERSLNSAETANIVLGAMNIRSFTYGPWQHYANGPLNIITNPALASAVNAGTAYSQKRTFDSVDPWALMYTTYYNGKVFYEDVHGAADEYDMNSSNGSANLTSTYDKLAENNSFSVDIEEGIAQSMTETGTTFEQVDEQSTIRVAASDYIPSLVDGWVFNDHVWTDEQDLVHDVAREVYSAGVQAQVLRDGFNDTVPLFTDTKGEVDSSSYDWHTVFWKASYDIEGKHTGAIEPSYLWDEAWRRSYDKTVNPKIKPPRGSLTSWKVTDATVSLQSVDAEVTITPVFRHRENDNVTGVVRSDGYLEREDHVFDWNVTYNIDYRVTSKWNIYYKYYYTYKWKEITGYQTTESGGKIPQYSHHSSSSTGSKTEYYTTTENRATSHLETETENLSILYHKRPPTGTYEGMASYADPVTREYRMTNIDIDGIERQDPSCSDAADKYKEQYIDIHQIETRYMLFPNDFYIPEQKVECDIPDWLHKMMADELLEMVGSIEAADPAVNVSLMDDPDADPTLLRYEAAKELTADLRDDTEIYVNRQQHLIDGEMYTSSNAARYIAKNEAYLKLMDEIESQNRKLNSDLNDYLLEKLTEANVDIPGLDTGALDSVTSGSLSLFNNPAVSMAGTALGTEMGIIDTMTITGMPESKYNWTEGMTLVVDQYPDYLYHDPEFDLSGEYELKDPKGMTIYPLGVKNTCIFSTGIADDIAGLLEETSSPVKEATAQMVSSSIEDLSTEVKSLEQNLSEQAIPLDTTALDQRINGLTTTYSSQMREDIPEMVAQEVKADPVVSLWITETEVTTITQNHLNSLSNKEIINQSADGTLPTGISEKLRAEIIKDNPALTGDEMDAVLNRLDTDVRVGIAEGISAVIIDNSAMIDASFEAISNELQKLTDDATTQLSEDVADKVNKRLERTMKHVPMGLPVLPPHWMFTVNVWTYDVIGKYEYFRVTDNDNEVILNTYIGHEGQVYVRKEEEIYHPFKTDENGYPLKIGDNKNIAFKQAGYAGTIVGVSQKGVGDKIGGRVEESIGYSDLSFEFGELT; this is encoded by the coding sequence ATGAAAAACGAAGCTGTGCGACACCCACGAACTGCACAGGAAAGAAAAACGAAGCGACCCGCATACAAGTTTTGTAGATCACTGAAAAAAGTGAGCTTACTTGCCCGTAATACCGATGCGTACATCCCATTCTCTGTCATCGGCATCTTTGTAATACTCGGAGCTGTGCTCACCTCAGCATACTTTCTGCAGACGGATTACGACATTGCACAGACGATCTACACCACTGAGAAGACAGATCCTGAAAAGGTAGCTATCGGATTTGCTTCTGCGGACCTGTCCCGATGCCTCAATTATGCAGGGATGGAAGCCCTGAAATGGAAAGGTGAGCACCCGATCATCCAGCCTGTGGCCACTTCGGGAGGTACGACCTCGGAAGATGATTTCATGGTCAACTCCCGCACCCATGACCTTGAGGTTGGGGATACATTAAGTGTTCAGGTCGACCTGCCTTCGGATGTGTGGTACAGCATATCCTCCCTCTGGAAGGACCAGAACATCATACTGAGGATAAAGGACAGCAACGGCCAGATCATAGATTCCGTAGACTACGGTGAAGCTGTCAGCATCTGGAAGACGGTGTCCTTTGAGGAGAACTTCCTGCTGCCACAGGATATCGATCCCGGCTACGGTGCTATTGAGCTTGAGTGCGGAGGCAACGTGAAGGCCACCGACTGGTTCAGTGTTGCCATGAACCCTGTGAAGGACATCTCTGCAAAGCATTTCAACGAGCTGATCACAGGAAACTACCAGTACGACCAGTATGTCTATGACAAATATGCCATCAACGTGGAACCGGACATCCAGCCTCACCAGATACTCATTGAGGAGATCAACGGGACACTTGAAAGGCAGATAAATGATGACAACCGGACCTATTCCATCTATTACACATTCTCTATCCTGGACCTGAACTATACCCTTGTTGAACTTGAGACCGGGGAGTCCTTCAACCGCAGCATGGATATCTCCACACTTGTGACCTCAAGGGAACCGCTTCTTGAAGAGCTTACTACGGAATATGAACGCTCACTGAACAGTGCCGAGACAGCGAACATCGTCCTCGGTGCCATGAACATACGCTCGTTCACCTACGGACCCTGGCAGCACTATGCCAATGGGCCACTGAACATCATCACAAATCCGGCACTGGCATCTGCGGTCAATGCCGGGACAGCCTATTCCCAGAAACGGACGTTCGATTCGGTGGATCCCTGGGCACTGATGTACACCACATACTACAATGGCAAGGTATTCTACGAGGATGTGCACGGAGCTGCTGACGAGTATGATATGAACAGCTCTAACGGCTCTGCAAACCTGACATCCACCTACGACAAACTGGCAGAGAACAACTCGTTCAGCGTGGACATCGAGGAAGGCATTGCCCAGTCGATGACAGAGACCGGCACGACCTTTGAGCAGGTGGATGAACAGTCGACGATCCGGGTGGCAGCATCGGATTACATCCCGAGCCTGGTGGACGGCTGGGTGTTCAATGACCACGTCTGGACCGATGAGCAGGACCTTGTGCACGATGTTGCCCGGGAGGTATATTCTGCCGGGGTGCAGGCACAGGTCTTAAGGGACGGTTTCAATGATACCGTTCCGCTGTTCACGGACACCAAAGGAGAGGTGGATTCGTCCTCCTATGACTGGCACACAGTATTCTGGAAAGCCTCGTATGATATCGAAGGAAAACATACCGGGGCCATCGAACCATCATATTTGTGGGATGAAGCATGGCGCCGGTCATACGACAAGACAGTCAACCCGAAGATCAAACCACCCAGAGGAAGTCTCACCAGCTGGAAGGTAACTGATGCTACCGTGTCCCTTCAGTCGGTTGATGCAGAAGTAACGATCACGCCGGTGTTCCGTCACAGGGAGAACGACAACGTTACCGGGGTGGTGCGCAGTGACGGATACCTTGAACGCGAAGACCATGTTTTCGACTGGAATGTGACATATAACATAGACTACCGTGTCACTTCGAAATGGAACATATACTACAAATATTACTATACCTACAAATGGAAGGAGATCACCGGCTATCAGACCACTGAAAGCGGCGGAAAGATACCGCAATACAGCCATCATTCATCAAGCAGTACAGGATCGAAAACAGAATATTACACTACCACTGAGAACCGCGCGACCTCACACCTTGAGACTGAGACCGAAAACTTAAGCATACTGTACCACAAGCGTCCGCCCACAGGAACCTACGAGGGCATGGCATCCTACGCCGACCCGGTGACCCGGGAGTACCGCATGACAAACATAGATATCGACGGCATCGAGCGACAGGACCCTTCCTGCAGTGATGCTGCTGACAAGTACAAGGAGCAGTACATCGACATCCACCAGATCGAGACCCGCTACATGCTGTTCCCCAATGACTTCTACATCCCGGAGCAGAAGGTGGAGTGCGATATACCGGACTGGCTCCACAAGATGATGGCAGACGAACTGCTGGAAATGGTCGGCTCCATCGAGGCAGCGGACCCGGCGGTGAACGTATCCCTGATGGACGACCCCGATGCAGACCCGACACTGCTCAGGTACGAGGCCGCAAAGGAGCTGACAGCCGACCTCAGGGATGATACTGAGATTTACGTGAACAGACAGCAGCACCTGATAGACGGTGAGATGTACACCAGCAGCAATGCAGCCCGCTATATTGCAAAAAATGAGGCTTACCTGAAGCTGATGGACGAGATCGAATCACAGAACCGGAAGCTGAACAGCGACCTCAATGATTACCTGCTGGAGAAGCTCACCGAAGCGAACGTTGACATCCCCGGCCTTGACACAGGAGCACTGGACAGCGTGACCTCCGGCTCACTCTCACTTTTCAACAACCCTGCCGTGAGCATGGCAGGCACTGCACTGGGAACCGAGATGGGGATCATCGATACCATGACCATCACAGGCATGCCTGAGAGCAAGTACAACTGGACCGAAGGGATGACACTGGTGGTGGACCAGTACCCGGACTACCTTTACCATGATCCCGAGTTCGACCTTAGTGGAGAATACGAGCTCAAGGACCCGAAGGGAATGACCATCTACCCCCTGGGCGTGAAGAACACATGCATCTTCTCCACCGGCATTGCAGATGACATCGCCGGCCTCCTGGAAGAGACCAGTTCCCCGGTAAAGGAAGCGACTGCACAGATGGTAAGCAGCAGCATAGAGGACCTCAGTACAGAGGTCAAATCACTGGAGCAGAACCTGAGCGAGCAGGCTATCCCCCTTGACACCACAGCGCTGGACCAAAGAATCAACGGCCTGACCACCACCTACAGCAGCCAGATGAGAGAGGACATCCCCGAAATGGTCGCTCAGGAAGTGAAAGCCGACCCTGTGGTATCCCTCTGGATCACAGAGACAGAAGTTACAACCATCACACAGAATCACCTCAACAGCCTGTCAAACAAAGAGATCATCAACCAGTCTGCCGACGGAACACTCCCCACCGGCATCTCTGAAAAACTGAGAGCCGAGATCATAAAGGACAATCCAGCCCTCACAGGAGATGAGATGGATGCGGTCCTCAACCGCCTGGACACCGATGTCCGCGTGGGAATCGCCGAAGGTATCAGCGCCGTGATAATAGATAACAGCGCAATGATCGACGCCTCCTTTGAGGCCATCAGCAACGAACTCCAGAAACTGACAGACGATGCCACCACACAGCTGAGCGAGGACGTCGCGGACAAGGTCAACAAACGCCTGGAAAGGACCATGAAGCACGTCCCCATGGGATTGCCTGTACTCCCCCCGCACTGGATGTTCACCGTCAATGTCTGGACGTATGATGTGATCGGCAAGTATGAGTATTTCAGGGTGACCGATAACGACAATGAGGTTATTTTGAACACTTATATCGGGCATGAAGGGCAGGTGTATGTGAGAAAGGAAGAAGAGATATACCACCCATTCAAAACTGATGAGAACGGTTATCCTCTAAAGATTGGCGATAATAAGAATATAGCATTTAAACAAGCCGGATATGCTGGTACAATCGTAGGTGTCAGCCAAAAAGGCGTAGGAGACAAAATTGGAGGAAGAGTTGAAGAGTCAATTGGATACTCCGACCTTTCATTTGAATTTGGAGAATTAACATGA